A section of the Halopiger aswanensis genome encodes:
- a CDS encoding uracil-DNA glycosylase family protein: MQNVTDRTSNPFGLRPPFDRTPPDERTAVFGYGDANADFHLIGDHPGVHGGKRTGVPFTELDSGLAIQDVFRETGFVSGPAAEPDLENLFCSYIHMCCLPNGHQPTARDYDDLERFFDAELRAINAHILLPVGAQATDHVLQQYTTQRRHLELDMAALHARQIRGRGFMVVPIRDPSEWEDGDRETLVETLEEILASDYRQTKGVATLVG, from the coding sequence GTGCAAAACGTCACCGATAGAACGAGCAACCCGTTCGGACTCCGACCGCCGTTCGACCGGACGCCGCCCGACGAGCGGACGGCCGTCTTCGGCTACGGTGACGCCAACGCCGACTTCCACCTGATCGGCGACCATCCCGGGGTCCACGGCGGGAAGCGAACCGGTGTTCCCTTCACCGAGCTCGATTCGGGGCTCGCGATTCAGGACGTCTTCCGCGAAACCGGCTTCGTCTCCGGGCCGGCGGCGGAGCCCGACCTCGAGAACCTCTTTTGCAGCTACATTCACATGTGCTGTCTGCCGAACGGTCACCAGCCGACCGCCCGGGACTACGACGACCTAGAGCGGTTCTTCGACGCCGAACTGCGGGCGATCAACGCCCACATCCTCCTGCCGGTCGGCGCGCAGGCGACCGACCACGTCCTGCAGCAGTACACGACCCAGCGGCGCCATCTCGAACTCGACATGGCTGCGTTGCACGCCCGACAGATCCGCGGCCGCGGCTTCATGGTCGTCCCCATCCGCGACCCGTCGGAGTGGGAGGACGGCGACCGCGAGACGCTCGTGGAGACGCTCGAGGAGATTCTGGCGAGCGATTACCGCCAGACGAAGGGTGTGGCGACGTTGGTGGGTTGA
- a CDS encoding molecular chaperone DnaJ: MFVQWWRRQNFALPLIWLSVLVYAIGLGHFARENESALLALATDLTAIGADPAVLWATLLESRHGIPAPAAFVVQLELLEPPLAPLEWNAALAGIVVAAIAIVLGARLVRREDTWGTITIDETIFLALAVTVAATLFGGPLLAGAALMPFLFAVIVHRTRLGPGWKPSYLYVVPVLAPAVALGAGLAGYASLPGDLLAFVVLPFAGAFGLPLRATIRKHFNR; encoded by the coding sequence GTGTTCGTCCAGTGGTGGCGCCGACAGAACTTTGCCCTACCGCTGATCTGGCTGTCGGTGCTCGTCTACGCGATCGGTCTCGGCCACTTCGCCCGCGAGAACGAATCCGCGCTACTGGCGCTCGCGACCGATCTGACCGCCATCGGCGCCGATCCGGCGGTCCTCTGGGCGACGCTTCTAGAGAGTCGCCACGGCATCCCGGCCCCGGCCGCCTTCGTCGTCCAACTCGAACTCCTCGAGCCGCCGTTGGCCCCGCTCGAGTGGAACGCCGCGTTAGCGGGGATCGTCGTCGCCGCGATTGCGATCGTCCTCGGTGCCCGACTCGTCCGGCGCGAGGATACCTGGGGGACGATCACGATCGACGAGACGATCTTCCTCGCGCTCGCGGTGACGGTCGCAGCGACGCTGTTCGGCGGGCCCCTCCTCGCGGGAGCGGCACTCATGCCGTTCCTGTTCGCGGTGATCGTTCACCGAACGAGGCTCGGCCCCGGCTGGAAGCCGTCCTACCTGTACGTCGTGCCGGTGCTCGCCCCGGCCGTCGCCCTCGGCGCTGGACTCGCCGGGTACGCGTCGCTCCCGGGTGATCTCCTCGCGTTCGTCGTCCTCCCGTTCGCGGGCGCGTTCGGACTCCCGCTGCGGGCGACGATCAGGAAGCACTTCAATCGCTGA
- a CDS encoding DNA polymerase Y family protein, with protein MSDGPRLPGVEREDEEDRIVLHVDADCFYASCERLREPELEGEPVVVGMGYEPGETIGAVATASYEAREFGVESAQAISTALERLPRRAALEPEADDYDPDLTREETGFYRPVDMDFYESVASEVRDILHDCADVVREVSIDEAYLDVTERTAWEVADGFARHIKDRIRREVGVTVSVGAAPTMSAAKIASDFDKPDGLTVVKPGEVREFLAPLEVDLLHGVGPVTARELREMGLETAGEVAETDPEPLVERFGERGRELYERARGEDDRRVEPKGDPKSFSRESAFAEPVSDSEPKYEQIETLAAAVADRAQREGALYRTVGVKAVTPPYDVNTRERSLPGPVDDPDLVDRIATELFAEFEDEPVRKVGVRVANLEFSAADQASLDGWDGTESAAETGSETDTDADTDPSLEQSETRGDAADDDAASASGLEEPSDGQASLTDFS; from the coding sequence ATGTCAGACGGCCCGCGGCTGCCGGGCGTCGAACGGGAGGACGAGGAGGACCGCATCGTCCTTCACGTCGACGCCGACTGCTTCTACGCCTCCTGCGAGCGACTGCGCGAGCCCGAACTCGAGGGCGAACCGGTCGTCGTCGGCATGGGCTACGAACCCGGGGAGACGATCGGCGCCGTCGCCACCGCCAGCTACGAGGCCCGCGAGTTCGGCGTCGAGAGCGCCCAGGCCATCTCAACGGCCCTCGAGCGGCTCCCCCGTCGCGCCGCGCTCGAGCCGGAGGCCGACGACTACGATCCGGACCTGACCCGCGAGGAGACCGGCTTCTACCGGCCGGTCGATATGGACTTCTACGAGTCGGTCGCGAGCGAGGTCCGCGACATTCTGCACGACTGCGCCGACGTCGTCCGCGAGGTGAGCATCGACGAGGCCTACCTGGACGTCACCGAGCGCACCGCCTGGGAGGTCGCCGACGGCTTCGCCCGCCATATCAAGGACCGCATCCGGCGCGAGGTCGGCGTCACCGTCAGCGTCGGCGCCGCACCGACGATGAGCGCGGCCAAGATCGCCAGCGACTTCGACAAGCCGGACGGACTGACGGTCGTCAAACCCGGCGAGGTCCGCGAGTTCCTCGCGCCGCTCGAGGTCGACCTGCTCCACGGCGTCGGTCCCGTCACGGCCCGCGAGTTGCGGGAGATGGGTCTCGAGACCGCGGGCGAAGTGGCCGAAACCGACCCCGAACCGCTGGTCGAGCGGTTCGGCGAGCGCGGCCGGGAACTCTACGAGCGCGCCCGCGGCGAGGACGACCGCCGCGTCGAGCCCAAGGGCGATCCCAAGAGCTTCTCGCGGGAATCCGCGTTCGCCGAGCCGGTGTCCGACTCCGAGCCGAAGTACGAGCAGATCGAAACGCTCGCGGCCGCAGTCGCCGACCGCGCCCAGCGTGAAGGCGCGCTCTACCGGACCGTCGGCGTCAAGGCCGTCACGCCGCCGTACGACGTCAATACCCGCGAGCGCTCGCTGCCCGGCCCGGTCGACGATCCGGACCTCGTCGATCGGATCGCCACCGAACTCTTCGCGGAGTTCGAGGACGAACCCGTCCGCAAGGTCGGCGTTCGCGTGGCGAACCTCGAGTTCTCGGCGGCCGATCAGGCGAGTCTGGACGGCTGGGACGGCACTGAGAGCGCGGCGGAGACCGGAAGCGAGACCGACACCGACGCCGATACCGACCCGTCGCTCGAGCAGAGTGAGACCCGAGGGGATGCGGCGGACGATGACGCTGCGTCAGCGAGCGGGCTCGAGGAGCCGTCGGATGGACAGGCATCGTTGACCGATTTCTCCTGA
- a CDS encoding DUF5518 domain-containing protein encodes MSSDTAGTPPAIETYPDEDDSSRGWNTSVNALVGGVVGIVLSFIPGSAFVGGALAGYLEGGDSGDGLRVGALAGLVMLVPMTLFWLFAMTMVLGTGMPGTMGGFVFVVLAFLVLYTLGLSTVGAIIGVVLADEL; translated from the coding sequence ATGTCCTCCGACACCGCGGGAACGCCCCCAGCGATCGAGACGTATCCCGACGAAGACGACTCGAGTCGCGGCTGGAACACGTCAGTCAACGCGCTCGTCGGCGGCGTCGTCGGCATCGTGCTCTCGTTTATCCCCGGATCCGCGTTCGTCGGCGGCGCGCTCGCCGGCTACCTCGAGGGCGGGGACAGCGGGGACGGATTGCGGGTCGGCGCGCTCGCCGGGCTCGTCATGCTCGTCCCGATGACGCTGTTCTGGCTGTTCGCGATGACGATGGTGCTCGGCACCGGTATGCCGGGCACGATGGGCGGGTTCGTCTTCGTCGTCCTGGCGTTTCTCGTCCTGTACACGCTCGGGCTCAGTACCGTCGGTGCGATCATCGGCGTCGTTCTCGCCGACGAACTGTAA
- a CDS encoding cupredoxin domain-containing protein encodes MDRRQVLKAAGVTSTVSLAAGLGAASDDEGHGRGRGNGRTGDDRGQGQDQRACSQSNCIHPVLGYSGLTADEQLPQPLQPDHAVELETRPPSGERPLPEFIFEPTGLHVEPGDVVRFDLVAPDHTVTAYHPSLGRQRRVPEGVPAFSSPVLGQGTFWLYRFDQPGVYDVLCAPHEIFGMVGRIVVGDPPAEPNFGPAGEVDVNGETVDLRPPELTAELVYADPALEPATIAEQGRVSWDALQPESKRVLVEFPEPPAEGE; translated from the coding sequence ATGGACCGACGGCAGGTTCTGAAAGCGGCCGGCGTAACGTCGACGGTGTCGCTCGCGGCCGGACTCGGCGCTGCGAGCGACGACGAAGGACACGGGCGAGGACGCGGCAACGGCCGTACAGGCGACGACCGCGGACAGGGGCAGGACCAGCGAGCGTGTTCGCAATCGAACTGCATCCACCCGGTGCTGGGGTACTCCGGGCTGACCGCCGACGAGCAGTTGCCCCAGCCGCTCCAGCCCGATCACGCGGTCGAACTCGAGACCAGACCGCCCTCGGGGGAACGGCCGCTCCCGGAGTTCATCTTCGAACCGACCGGGCTCCACGTCGAGCCGGGCGACGTAGTCCGATTCGATCTGGTGGCGCCCGATCACACCGTCACTGCGTACCACCCCTCTCTCGGACGCCAGCGCCGCGTACCGGAGGGTGTCCCGGCGTTTTCGTCGCCGGTGCTCGGACAGGGCACGTTCTGGCTGTACCGGTTCGATCAGCCGGGCGTCTACGACGTGCTGTGTGCGCCCCACGAGATCTTCGGGATGGTGGGGCGGATCGTCGTCGGCGACCCGCCCGCGGAGCCGAACTTCGGGCCGGCGGGTGAGGTTGACGTCAACGGCGAGACGGTCGACCTCCGCCCGCCCGAACTCACCGCGGAACTGGTGTATGCCGATCCGGCGCTCGAGCCGGCGACGATCGCCGAGCAGGGTCGGGTTAGCTGGGACGCCCTCCAACCCGAGAGTAAGCGGGTGCTCGTCGAGTTTCCGGAGCCGCCGGCCGAGGGCGAGTAA
- a CDS encoding transcription factor S, whose protein sequence is MQFCDDCGSMMKADGDRMVCTSCGAETERDREQEDAFVTTESQTDDDVIESSEDANFEGKPKATDVVCDECGTQEAWYTLKQTASADEPPTRFFKCTECGHRWRGYN, encoded by the coding sequence ATGCAGTTTTGCGACGACTGCGGTTCGATGATGAAAGCCGACGGCGACCGCATGGTCTGTACGAGCTGCGGCGCCGAGACGGAACGGGACCGCGAGCAGGAGGACGCGTTCGTCACGACGGAGTCCCAGACGGACGACGACGTGATCGAGTCGAGCGAGGACGCGAACTTCGAGGGGAAGCCGAAGGCGACCGACGTCGTCTGCGACGAGTGCGGGACCCAGGAAGCCTGGTACACGCTCAAACAGACCGCGTCAGCCGACGAACCGCCGACCCGATTCTTCAAGTGCACCGAGTGCGGCCACCGCTGGCGCGGCTACAACTGA